TGTCTCTATTTCTTGAGAAAATGGAGACACAGGACGCATAGAGGAGATAGTAACTAATGGGAAGTAGTTAATATCAAATTTAGTTTTGTGAACTAATGAATTGCATTAAAGTTACATTTCCCATTGTAAATAAAGGAGATATAGCTTGAAAAGCAGGTTCATGCAAAGAATTTTTAAGACGCGACCATGCTTGACGGGCAATTTCTACATCCCCTAGGGATTTCTCTAGAAGTGCAGTCTGAAAAGAACTGAAAGCATACAATCCGCTGGTAGGAGAAGAGGCCTGAGTGATGGCATTGCCTTTTTCGATTGCTTTTTGTGTATTACCTTCAGAAAGGGCGATGGTTTGTTCAGCAAATTCTTTGTAAAGGTTAACGGAGGGATCAAAGTCCAACTTCAAAAAATTATTCGCGAAAGGAAGGGCTTGTTCTTTTTGTCCGGCGGCCAAGAGCAGCTGAGCAATGTCGCCATCATATTTTTGATGGAGTACAGGATATTTATCCATTAGGGCGCTGAGCTTGCTTAACTCTGACAGAGCTTCGTTCGCGGTATTAGGGCTGGAAATGGCTTTTTTAAACACCGTATATTGGTTAGAAGCTATGATATAATCATTTTGTGTGGCGCCGCTTCCCAGCTGTGACCACAGCAAGAGTAAAAGTAGAGCGAAGGCTATGCCGCCTCCAATGAGATACTTTTTGTACTCGGCGAGCCATTCGCCTAAATAAAAATCATCGTGATGTTGTTTCATAGCTTCCCTTGCATTTTGCTGGGATGATTGTTACCATTTGTTTCCTTTGTTGTAAAGACCATGAGTTTATTTTGATTGAAAAAGACATTTGTACATCTATCCGTATGGTTAGGCTGGCTGATATCAAAGCCAATCCCCACCAGCCTCGCAAACAGTTCTGCGCGGAGGAGCTCAAAGATTTAGCTGCCTCCATAAAGCAAGTAGGCATTATTCATCCCCCTGCCGTGCAAAAAGATATGGAAGGGGATGGGTATATCCTGATAGCAGGCGAAAGAAGGGTGCGCGCTTCAGAACTGGCAGGGCTGGATATGATTCCTGTCGTAGTGCATACCGGAGATGCCGTTTATTCTGCCCAGGCAGCACTGATAGAGAATATCCAAAGAGTCGACTTGAATCCCATGGAAGTAGCTAAAGCTATCAAAGAGCTGATGGAATTGCATGGGCATAGCCAAGACGAGCTGGCACAGATTTTAGGCAAAAAGAGGTCCACAGTTGCTAACTATTTGCGCCTTTTGGGCCTTCCACGCAATATTCAGCAGGCTACATCATCCGGAAGCATCACAATGGGACATGCAAAGGCTATTTTAGCTTTGGAAATAGAAGAACAGCAGCAGCTGCTGCTCGAGATAATTCTGCGTGACGGACTTTCCGTGAGACAAGCGGAGCAGGCAGCTCAACGCTTGGCCGAAAAAGATAAAAAGAAGCAGTTGGTTTTCCGGCCGCGCGATTTCTATTTAGAACATTTGGCGCGCCAGCTCGAAGAAAAATTGGGAACTAAAGTCATAGTGCAAGGAGCCGGCAAGAAAGGCAAGATCACCATCGACTATTATTCACTAGATGATATCGACAGATTGCTCGCGTTATTGGGAATGAATGAATAGCCCTCCGATTTATTAGTAATAAAGAAATAACTTTATCTATCTTATCCGTTTAGGATTGCTTCCCGTTTGAAAAAAATGTTTAATAACAGATTGTTTATCTAGTTATTAGGTGATGATGGGCGTTGATCTTCTTGGATGCATTGCTTCGCTATTCATAGCGGGGTTGGCCGTTCTCTCTGGGCTTTGGTTCAGAAATCAAACGAAGCCTACAGTGGCGCTATCTACACCTATTACACAATCCGACTTAAACTATAAATTCTATTTAACTCCCTTCTTGTTCGGGGGGGCTTTCTTATGCATGCTCGTGGCCTTGGCAGATCCTTACTACAGCAAAGAAGTTAGCTTTAACAAAGCATCCCCCTTGCAGGAACAGGGAAAGCCCCCTCCTGTAGAAGGCATAGCCATTTACTTGGTTTTGGACCAGTCCGGATCGATGGAAGGAGAAGTGTTAAACAAAGGCGATAATGGCAAACGCTATCAAACGACCAAGCTGAAGTTGCTTAAAGGGATTACCGAAAAGTTCATCTTGGGAGATGACGCTTTGAACATGCAGGGAAGGCCAAATGATCTCATGGGTATCGTGGGTTTTTCTAGAGGTGCGCAGGTAATTTCCCCTTTGACATTAGACCATAAAGAATTGGTCAAAAGGCTGAAAAAATTCGATATTATGCGCGCGAATGACCAAGACGGCACTTCGATAGGGTATGCCATTTATAAGACTGCCAACCTCATACTTGCTACCCGGCATTTTGCGGAAGAGCTGATTGCGGAAGGCAAACCTGCGTATACTATCCAAAGCTATGCAATCATTCTTGTGACTGATGGGGTGCAAGAGAATAACCCTTTGGATAAAGGGAAAAAATGGCGCAACATACCGATTGAAGAAGCTGCTAAATATGCGGCGGACAACAAAATACGCTTATATATCATCAATGTGGAACCTGAATTTGCATCGCCTAAATATGCTCTTTTACGTAAACACCTCGAGCAGGATACAGCTTTGACAGGCGGGCAGTTTTTCCTAGCGGGCGATTCCCGCACTTTAGGAGAAATCTATAAGGAAATTGAAGAATTGGAAAAAAGCGCTCTGCCATCTTCTCAGCTTAGCTACCTACAAGATAGTCCAGTGGAAAAGGTTCAAAAACGTTTGCAAGCTGCATATTTTGCACCGTGGCTGATGGCTGTTGCTGCACTCCTATTTCTTTCTGCCCTGGCCGTCGAAACTTTGGTGTTCAGGAGGGTCCCTTAATGATTTATTGGGAAAATGCCTATTGGGCTGTGCTGCTGCTCCTGCTCCCGCTCATCTGGACTATGCGCTGGCGGCTATCTACATATCGGTCTCAAGTTTTAGAGCATCTGCCGATCACCGTCAGGCCCCGCTCTCCGGTCATATACCTTTTAAAAACAGTTCTTCTATCTATCGTATGGCTTGGCTTGACCGTTGCTTTGATGGGCCCTATGGGTAATCCGCGCGCTATCGATGAAAGTAGGGACGAACCTGTAAAAGGATTGCGCCAAACTCCTCAGGACGTGGTTTTCCTTATCGACGCCTCTGCCTCGATGGCTACGCATGATGGAAGAGGGAAAAATACCCGTTTGGACGAAGCGAAGGGATTAACGGAGTTGATCATTGAACAATTACAGGGGCAGAATGTGGCGTTGTATGCCTTTACTTCTGAATTGACACCCTTAGCCCCTGCTACACCGGATTATCTGTTCACTATTCTTACATTGAGAGCGCTTAAAATTAATGAAGGGGATTCTTCCGGCACACAACTGTCCGCTGCTTTGACAGCGCTGTCCAATGAATATAAGGAGGATTCAAAAGATAAAAAACACTCGTTAGTGATCCTTACCGATGGGGGAGATAACTCTTCTAACCTACAGAAAATCAGCGAAGAACTAATGAAATTACGTAAAATGGACTGGGAGATATTTTTTGTCGGCGTCGGCTCCTTAAAAGGGGATACCGTCCCCAATGTGACATATAAAGGTCAGCCGGTGAACTCGAAATTGGAGGAAGAGTGGCTTAAGAAAATTGCTGCCGAAAGGGGGCAATACTACTCAGCAAATAGGATGAATGCTTTAAATCTTTCCAAAGTCATAGGCGGTCAGATCCTTAGTTCTAATAAGCGTACCGGTCAACAAGAAATTGACAGCAAGCCACAGCAATATATTTATGACCGTTATTTTCAATGGCCTTTAACTGCTGCCCTATTTGCCCTATTGTTTTATTTTGTCCTACCTGATGTGGATGTACGGAAGGAAGAACAATGAAGGCTTATTTGATTGGGCTGCTCCTTCTCCCTTCTATAGCATGGAATTTCTCCTGTAAGGCTGCACCCTCTACTTTTGAGGAGGCGCGCATCTACTATGAAGCGGAGGATTACGATGCTTCTGAAAATGCCTATACACAGCTTTTAACCACTTCTCCAGCTCCATCAGATCAAGCGATTGCCCGTTATGGGCTAGGCCTATCGTACGCCACAAAAAAACAGTGGGGGGATGCGTCGTCGGAATTCCGATTAGCCCTAGCTCTCAGCGGCCTACAACCTGCGCTCAAGAGGGATATTCAGATTGCCCTCTCCGAGGTTCTCATCCACCAAGCTATCTCTAGCAGCAAAGATCCTGCCCTCCTTGCCTATGCCTTGGATCTATTGGCTGAGGCGCGCAGAATTTACGACGAAGCAGGAGAAACTAACTGTCTGCTATGGAAAAGCCAAGGAGGCACTGTCTGTCCATTGAATAGCTATGAGACGCCTCTATTAAAATGGCTAAATAGTGTGGAAGCAGAGGTTTCTGTCTTAAGGCAGGAGTCCATCCTCCATCCAGCATCCCTGCTGGAAGCTCTTTGGCAATCGCAATTAGCCCTGACATCTTTCAACGAAGACCTTAAGCTATTAAAAGACCTGCAAAGCAATACGGGTTTGCTTAAAAAATACGAACAGAAATTCTCGGAAAACGTCAGCCTTTTTTATAGCTTGTTGGAAAACGCTTCTATCCATGTCCCGCAAAAAATGCGTCCTTCTTATGATTTCTTTAGAGAAAATATCCGCCAATTTCAGGCAAGCATCGCTTCCAATTCCCTGTCAGCAGCTGAAAATGCCTTGGTAAACAGCGACCAGACAATGGAAAAATGGATGGAGGCTGTATTTCCTGACAAAGCCGATATCGGAGCGCTTTTACAGCTAATGGCGTTTTATGAGATGGCATTAAGGGGTAAAATTATTCCTGAAAATATTGTCAAAAGTATCCTTAAAGTTTTTGAAAGCGGAAAAATTAAAGGCGATCCCAAAGCTCAGTCAGCCCAAAAGTATTCAGAGATGGCATTACAAGCAATGCAAGAAGGAAAACCCGCAGCTGCCCGCATTTTTCTGGAAGCCGCATATATCCTCACTTCAGGATCCATCCTTAAATCTGAAACACCTCTCCGAAAAGCTAGCGATATCCTCATCTTGGCCATGGCGTTGGAACGGAATACGACCAAACTAACACGAATGTTAGCCGCTGCCCAGCGGGATCTGTCTGAAGAGAAATCTGTTCTCGTAGACGTCATAGAACCTGCACAGCAAGAGGTCATTGGATTGATGGCGCAATTTCCCGCATATGCATTAAAGGAACAACGCTCAGGTTTTAAAGGAACCAAAGAAATTCCCGGCCGTTGCCAACATAAACCGTGGGATCGCGTCATGCCATTATTCTATTCTGCCTGGGCTGCCGCAGACAAAGCCCAAGGAAAAAACTATATTAGGATTTTACAACACCAAGAGCGGAACCTGGCTAATTTAAGTGAGGCATTAAGAATATTATTGGAACCTATTGCAGAGGGGAATGATTCGTGTTATACGAAAAGACCACCAAGCAAGAAGCCGGAACCCTCACCCAGCGCACCGGAAAAGAGCTCGCCTGAACCTATTGAGAATGTAATGAGGCAAATCCAGATGATGGAACAAGACGATAAAATAGAGAAACCCCAAAGTGTCATGAAAATTGGTGAAAAGCCATGGTGAGGTTATTTCTAAGAGTATTACTCGTAGCCATCCTATCTCTCTTGCCTGCAGGACTGCAGGCTGTCTTGGTCAAAGTTGAGCTTGATAAGAATACACTTAAAGCAGGACAAGAAATCCAGGGCACACTGAATATTCAACATCAACCCTCCGAAAAAATAAATTCCTCTGCTATTAAAATTGGCGATACCCCTCTAAAAGTTACCCAAGTCTCCGAAGAAACAAATGGGGGGATACAGACAACTCGATATATTTTTAACCTTCCCGCCAAAGAACACGGCCTTCAACTTCTTCCTTCTATCTCTATTCCCGTGGGCGGTATAGCCTACGAAACTGTTTCACAAAGCTATTTGGTGAATGGCAATTCAGCGCCTGCCACCGCAACCACTACCTATGGAAAAGCCGCAGCGGATTCTGTTTGGCTGAAGTTAGAGACTTTCATCGATGGAAAATCCACCCTCTTTCCAGGCCAGCGCACTGTCATAGGTTATCGCTACATCTTTAATGGTAACATCCAATTGAGTGAGGAAGTTCTCCCTCTTCTTGAAGCCGAGGGCTTTAAAAAAGTGGGCGATCCTATCATCAAAGACTATAAAGAAAAGAAATATGCCGTCCGACAGATCTTTCAGGAAATTGAAGCTATCTCTCCAGGCGACTACCAATTTGCAGAATCTTCTGTTTCCGGTTTTATCTACCAGTTTGATGCTGCAGGTAATCCTCTACCACAAGAGAAAATCCTTGCTACTGCCCCGCCTATGATTATCAAAGTCCTCGCTTTTCCCGGAAATCCCCCCACTTCTTTTAATGGCGCCATAGGCAACTATACCTTTGCAGTCAGACTTCTCAATCTTCCGGAACTTTCTGTAGGGGATAAGGTGACTCTATCTCTAGAAATAACCGGAAAAGGTAACCTGGATGATGTACCTATGCCGGAAGTCTGCTGCCAGCCGGGATTCAGCGGGAAATTCCAACAAAGCGATATCCCTCCTGTAGGTATTGTCAAAGGTAGCAGTAAAGCATTCGTCGTTGATCTCCGCCCATTGAGTGATAAGATAACTGAAATCCCTCCCGTGGAATTCAGCTTCTATAATCCCGATACTCAGAAATACAGCACTCTGCGCAGCATTCCTATTCCCATCACCGTCCATCCTGCAGACTCTCCTTTCAACCAAGCCCTTCAAGATGCAGAAGCAGACTCTCTCAGCCCTACCCCGGCCGATACGGCTCCCGCAGCAAACTCTAGCTCCACCCCAGCCTCCGGTATTGAAATCTCCGGCAACTCTGCCCTCTATCATTCTGACCTAAGCGACCGCGCTTTCGGATCCTGGTGGGTACTCTTTATCATTCCCATAGGTGCATTCTTCCTGTGGATGCTCAACCATCTGAAAAAGATGGACAAGGAAATACAACAAGCAAAAACTGAAAACTCTAGCCAGGATTGGTTGGAATTGGCTTACAAAAACCAAGAGGACCCCTCCAAACTATACCATTCTATCGAAAGAGCACTCATTGGCATATTAAAAGAGAAAGGTATAATACCTAATGAGAACATCACTCCACACGATTTACCTCGCGAAGGAGTGAGCGGGGACGTACAAGCCTTTTTAAACAGTATCGAAGAAAAACGTTTTACAGGGCATAAGTCTCTTTCATCCAAAGAGATTTTAACCGAAACAACTAAGCTATATGATGACATAAAATTACACATAACGTCTTGAGGTGTACATGAGTCCACGAAATGTGCAGGCATTGGTCCTTTGGTGTCTTGTGTTAGCCCTGGGTTTTGTAATCATTGCCTCTCTTCTGTCCGGACAAGGCGAGGGACGGCACATTGAAGCCTATAGAAGTTACCAGAAAGCAGAACGCTCACAAGTTTCTGCAGAAAGGGAAGAACATTTTAATAAGTCCCTTATGCTCTATAAACACCTAGAAGACGACTACCAAACTTCGCACGGCAACGGCAAACTGCAGTACAATATCGCCAATACTTACTTCCAATTAGGGCAATATCCCTCCGCCGTCCTCTATTACCAGAAAGCTCTCAAGTTGGATCCATGGAATGATCAGGCTTGGGCCAATCTACAGGTAGCCTTGAAAAAACTGCAAATCTCCAATGCCGACGCACGTCCCTGGTGGCAATCTATTTTCAGCCCCTCTCTGGGAATTCCTGAAACACAAAGATTACAGATGTTCTTTGCTCTAGCTCTAGCAGCAATACTCTTCGCTGCTTTTTATATATGGAAGGAAATAGAGAAGTTTAAATCCTACGCATGGATTGCAAGTTCCCTTGCTTTTGCCGTCTTGGTAAGCCTCGTCCTTACTCACTTCTCTGAGCCTGCAGAAGCTATTGTACTACGACCCTCCGATGTGTATAGAGACGCCGGCAAACAATACGCTAAAGTCCAAAGTAATCCTTTACCCGAAGGTGTAAAGCTGCAAATCATTGAACTTACGGATGAAGGCCGCTGGGCTAAAGTGCGTACTCCTGAGGGGGTGCAGGGATTTGTCCCTATTGACCGCATTGGCATCATTTAGTAATAATAAAATCATTAGTAACAATTCTTAGGTTCCCTAGTGTTCGCAGCAGCTTCCATCGTCGTCTCTCCTATTAATAATGATTTATTTAGTAAACGTACTTTTGTAGGACTCTGCATTGGCGCCTGTGTATACGCAGCTGTTGCAAATAAATATCTTCACTATGTTTCCGACGCTTACATCTTCCATCGCAACCCGGAAAATATTTTCTATAAATTTGCTGGAGAATGGATAATTTGGGATTACGAAAATAAATCCGCTATCTCCAACGCAAGTGTATGGTTTGTAGCCCTCATTGCCGATAGTTCACGTTGTTTAGAACAAAGTGTCCGTGTTCCTAACGCTCTTGAAGAGCTTTATCGCTCTGCAACAGGATATAATTCTCTCTGTAAAGAAAGAACTAAGCTTTGTACTAAAAATTTCACTTGGATCCCTCATTCAACTAAAGCTTCAATTTATAGCCACAGCAGCCGTATTTATAACTTTATGCGAAACCAAATGTACCGCACTGTGACAGTGATCAATGAGATGATCTGTCTTGCCGCATTCATCGGAGATTTTCTTTCCACTTTCATGTGGACCCCGGAATCCACTTCACGCAATGCATCCCGCATCCTGATCAACTTGGCCGAAGCAAAAAAACGGCTGATTAATGATACAGAGGGAACAGTGGAAATGCTTAAGAAAAACCGCCCTATGATGGAGAAGTTATTCTCATCCAGCCATGCTCCTATCGATCTTGATACCTACTATAGCTGGATCGGACCCTGCGCAAAATCCATATCGATAGGAAACTCTATCCTAGCTCCTGTTGCCCCCCTTTTCAATAAACTGACAGATATATGTGTTGCCGGCGTCACCATCTTCGCCCAAAGCTTCGGCTTCGATGTAAGCTCGCCCCATCGCACCGGTACATCTGAAAAAGGCTCCCCTTTCAGAAATTTAAACGGCTTTATTTTAAAACCACAAAAACTAAATTTTAAATGAACCCAAAACGGATTTGTCTGATCACGAACTACAACCAATATGAGTCCAAGCGCGTCTTCACCGCAGAGCTGGCAAAAGCTCTCGATGAATGCGGAATCGCTACCCTCATCCTCGATTGGGCTAAATCAAAATCTACTTTTTTTAAGCAAATCCAAGATTTCAAACCGGACCTTCTCCTCTCCTTCAACTCCTTCCAACCTCTCTCCAATGGCGAATACATCTGGGATATTCTTAAAATTCCTACCCTTTTCGTGATCGTCGACCCCGTCATCTACTACGCTAACATTCCTCCCAGCCCCTACCTATACCTTTCATGCGTCGACCGTAATGATGCCCAAATGCTTGCAGATAATGGCTACACTAATGTTTTTTTCTGGCCCCACGCTACCTCCACAAAACCTCTAACTTATGAAGAACGCATCTACGATGTTGTTCTGACAGGATCATGCTATGACTACGAAAGCCTAAAGGAAAGCGCTCCCCCCCAACTCCTACCTATCCTAGACGCTGCAACAGAACTCGTCCTAGGCCCCAACTGCATCTCCATAGCTCAAGCCATCCACTCCACCTGGCACCTCGCCAACCTCCCCCAGCAAGAGATCGACTTCAAACAACTTTTCTACCTCATCGACTACTACACCCGTGGCCTAGATAGGATCAACCTTGTCAAATCCCTCAAAGACTGCAAAGTCCACATCTTCGGCGAACTAGGACAAGACCACCCCTCCGCTAAGAAAAGCTGGGACTACTATCTCGGCAACCTCCCTAACATCACCCTTCACCCAGCTCTCAATTTCTCCGACGCCCTAAAAATTCAACGCCAAGCTAAAATATGCCTCAATAGTATGCCCTTCTTCAAAAATGGCTCCCACGAACGCATCCTAACCTCCCTAGAAGCCGGCGCCCTCCCGCTAACCTCAGACTCCATATGGACGCATGAACAGTTCTCACACCTCAACGATATCCTAATATACACCCCCAACTCCTACTCCCACCTCAACGAACTCATCCAAAACCTCCTCTCCAACCCCCAACAACTCCAAACACTCATCTCCAACGGCCGCCAAAAAGTCATCTCCCATCACACCTGGATATCCCGCGCCAGGGGACTCTGTCCCCTGGACCCCTGCCAAAGGGCAAAGCCCTTTGGAAACCGCTTTCCTCCCTCCGGGCAGTAATACTCTTCTCATCCTTGTAAGTCATTTTAACGAGCTAAAAATTTAAATTTAACTTGTAAGAGAGATAGCCAAACTTTTGAGCTAGAAAATAAAATCTACAGTTCATCAATAATATTTTTTATAAAGACTCATGCGCTTTTTCAAAAAAATAGTAAAAATTCATCTCACATCTTTTTAGAAAATAGCTTTTCAAGTGGGTGGAATAGCTTACGGGGGTGAGAAGAGTATTACTGCCCGGAGGGAGGAAAGCGGTTTCCAAAGGGCTTTGCCCTTTGGCAGGGGTCCAGGGGACGGAGTCCCCTGGTTAGGGAGGAGCATTGGGGGCATTTGGAGATGGGTTTGTTGTGTGGAGCGAGGTATTGGAAGGAGCAGAATTCGCAGGTGGTGAGTTTGTGTTCTGGAGGAGGGGGGGATTTTTTTAGGCGTTGGTCGTAGGCCCACCATATGAGGATGGACAGGGTAGTGAGGGTGAGGTAGAGGAGTAGGAGGGTAGGTAGTGATATAGGGATCATTGTAGGAAAGAGGGGTAAGGTAGGGGTTCGTTCCAAATTTTCATTGGGGTGGAGGAGGATATTTCGGCGAGG
This portion of the Parachlamydiales bacterium genome encodes:
- a CDS encoding ParB/RepB/Spo0J family partition protein; translated protein: MIEKDICTSIRMVRLADIKANPHQPRKQFCAEELKDLAASIKQVGIIHPPAVQKDMEGDGYILIAGERRVRASELAGLDMIPVVVHTGDAVYSAQAALIENIQRVDLNPMEVAKAIKELMELHGHSQDELAQILGKKRSTVANYLRLLGLPRNIQQATSSGSITMGHAKAILALEIEEQQQLLLEIILRDGLSVRQAEQAAQRLAEKDKKKQLVFRPRDFYLEHLARQLEEKLGTKVIVQGAGKKGKITIDYYSLDDIDRLLALLGMNE
- a CDS encoding VWA domain-containing protein; translated protein: MMGVDLLGCIASLFIAGLAVLSGLWFRNQTKPTVALSTPITQSDLNYKFYLTPFLFGGAFLCMLVALADPYYSKEVSFNKASPLQEQGKPPPVEGIAIYLVLDQSGSMEGEVLNKGDNGKRYQTTKLKLLKGITEKFILGDDALNMQGRPNDLMGIVGFSRGAQVISPLTLDHKELVKRLKKFDIMRANDQDGTSIGYAIYKTANLILATRHFAEELIAEGKPAYTIQSYAIILVTDGVQENNPLDKGKKWRNIPIEEAAKYAADNKIRLYIINVEPEFASPKYALLRKHLEQDTALTGGQFFLAGDSRTLGEIYKEIEELEKSALPSSQLSYLQDSPVEKVQKRLQAAYFAPWLMAVAALLFLSALAVETLVFRRVP
- a CDS encoding VWA domain-containing protein translates to MIYWENAYWAVLLLLLPLIWTMRWRLSTYRSQVLEHLPITVRPRSPVIYLLKTVLLSIVWLGLTVALMGPMGNPRAIDESRDEPVKGLRQTPQDVVFLIDASASMATHDGRGKNTRLDEAKGLTELIIEQLQGQNVALYAFTSELTPLAPATPDYLFTILTLRALKINEGDSSGTQLSAALTALSNEYKEDSKDKKHSLVILTDGGDNSSNLQKISEELMKLRKMDWEIFFVGVGSLKGDTVPNVTYKGQPVNSKLEEEWLKKIAAERGQYYSANRMNALNLSKVIGGQILSSNKRTGQQEIDSKPQQYIYDRYFQWPLTAALFALLFYFVLPDVDVRKEEQ
- a CDS encoding tetratricopeptide repeat protein gives rise to the protein MKAYLIGLLLLPSIAWNFSCKAAPSTFEEARIYYEAEDYDASENAYTQLLTTSPAPSDQAIARYGLGLSYATKKQWGDASSEFRLALALSGLQPALKRDIQIALSEVLIHQAISSSKDPALLAYALDLLAEARRIYDEAGETNCLLWKSQGGTVCPLNSYETPLLKWLNSVEAEVSVLRQESILHPASLLEALWQSQLALTSFNEDLKLLKDLQSNTGLLKKYEQKFSENVSLFYSLLENASIHVPQKMRPSYDFFRENIRQFQASIASNSLSAAENALVNSDQTMEKWMEAVFPDKADIGALLQLMAFYEMALRGKIIPENIVKSILKVFESGKIKGDPKAQSAQKYSEMALQAMQEGKPAAARIFLEAAYILTSGSILKSETPLRKASDILILAMALERNTTKLTRMLAAAQRDLSEEKSVLVDVIEPAQQEVIGLMAQFPAYALKEQRSGFKGTKEIPGRCQHKPWDRVMPLFYSAWAAADKAQGKNYIRILQHQERNLANLSEALRILLEPIAEGNDSCYTKRPPSKKPEPSPSAPEKSSPEPIENVMRQIQMMEQDDKIEKPQSVMKIGEKPW
- a CDS encoding BatD family protein gives rise to the protein MVRLFLRVLLVAILSLLPAGLQAVLVKVELDKNTLKAGQEIQGTLNIQHQPSEKINSSAIKIGDTPLKVTQVSEETNGGIQTTRYIFNLPAKEHGLQLLPSISIPVGGIAYETVSQSYLVNGNSAPATATTTYGKAAADSVWLKLETFIDGKSTLFPGQRTVIGYRYIFNGNIQLSEEVLPLLEAEGFKKVGDPIIKDYKEKKYAVRQIFQEIEAISPGDYQFAESSVSGFIYQFDAAGNPLPQEKILATAPPMIIKVLAFPGNPPTSFNGAIGNYTFAVRLLNLPELSVGDKVTLSLEITGKGNLDDVPMPEVCCQPGFSGKFQQSDIPPVGIVKGSSKAFVVDLRPLSDKITEIPPVEFSFYNPDTQKYSTLRSIPIPITVHPADSPFNQALQDAEADSLSPTPADTAPAANSSSTPASGIEISGNSALYHSDLSDRAFGSWWVLFIIPIGAFFLWMLNHLKKMDKEIQQAKTENSSQDWLELAYKNQEDPSKLYHSIERALIGILKEKGIIPNENITPHDLPREGVSGDVQAFLNSIEEKRFTGHKSLSSKEILTETTKLYDDIKLHITS
- a CDS encoding tetratricopeptide repeat protein, encoding MSPRNVQALVLWCLVLALGFVIIASLLSGQGEGRHIEAYRSYQKAERSQVSAEREEHFNKSLMLYKHLEDDYQTSHGNGKLQYNIANTYFQLGQYPSAVLYYQKALKLDPWNDQAWANLQVALKKLQISNADARPWWQSIFSPSLGIPETQRLQMFFALALAAILFAAFYIWKEIEKFKSYAWIASSLAFAVLVSLVLTHFSEPAEAIVLRPSDVYRDAGKQYAKVQSNPLPEGVKLQIIELTDEGRWAKVRTPEGVQGFVPIDRIGII
- a CDS encoding glycosyltransferase, with protein sequence MNPKRICLITNYNQYESKRVFTAELAKALDECGIATLILDWAKSKSTFFKQIQDFKPDLLLSFNSFQPLSNGEYIWDILKIPTLFVIVDPVIYYANIPPSPYLYLSCVDRNDAQMLADNGYTNVFFWPHATSTKPLTYEERIYDVVLTGSCYDYESLKESAPPQLLPILDAATELVLGPNCISIAQAIHSTWHLANLPQQEIDFKQLFYLIDYYTRGLDRINLVKSLKDCKVHIFGELGQDHPSAKKSWDYYLGNLPNITLHPALNFSDALKIQRQAKICLNSMPFFKNGSHERILTSLEAGALPLTSDSIWTHEQFSHLNDILIYTPNSYSHLNELIQNLLSNPQQLQTLISNGRQKVISHHTWISRARGLCPLDPCQRAKPFGNRFPPSGQ